From one Natrinema saccharevitans genomic stretch:
- a CDS encoding acetoacetate decarboxylase family protein — protein sequence MGPRAVRRTEDESYHLARAHRRRGARASEPVEASRSSRSTRLSTRNGNPNRRRRRSITTRHFPTRTGRGFQFDPTLVRVTLDSDLAAYESGTGSLSLGEGPNGPLSDLEIAEVLGASYTEADLRTTQENVTTVDPESFLPYAFGAGRSNDWLELDNLSD from the coding sequence GTGGGGCCGAGAGCTGTTCGGCGAACCGAAGACGAAAGCTACCATCTCGCTCGAGCGCACCGGCGACGAGGTGCGCGGGCGAGTGAGCCCGTCGAGGCGAGTCGCTCATCGAGATCGACGCGACTATCGACGCGAAACGGGAACCCGAACCGACGTCGCAGACGGTCTATCACTACAAGGCACTTCCCGACGCGGACCGGGCGGGGGTTCCAGTTCGACCCGACGCTGGTGCGGGTCACGTTGGACAGCGATCTCGCCGCGTACGAGTCCGGTACCGGATCGCTTTCGCTGGGCGAGGGCCCGAACGGCCCGCTCAGTGACCTCGAAATAGCGGAAGTCCTCGGCGCGTCGTACACCGAAGCGGACTTGCGCACGACACAGGAGAACGTGACCACCGTCGACCCCGAATCGTTCCTCCCGTACGCCTTCGGGGCCGGACGCAGCAACGACTGGCTCGAGTTGGACAATCTGTCCGACTGA
- a CDS encoding acetoacetate decarboxylase family protein: MSGLVRSRDEIEAIQERMAENRFYDAKQVAIRFRTRESTVERILPPGLEPIEDPVMRADVVDVGRQ; encoded by the coding sequence ATGTCCGGACTCGTTCGGTCGAGAGACGAGATCGAAGCGATTCAAGAACGGATGGCGGAGAACCGATTCTACGACGCGAAGCAGGTGGCGATCAGGTTTCGCACTCGCGAGTCGACTGTCGAGCGGATTCTCCCGCCCGGTCTGGAACCGATCGAGGACCCGGTGATGCGAGCCGACGTCGTCGACGTCGGACGCCAGTAA
- a CDS encoding acyl-CoA dehydrogenase family protein: MQVHGGQGYTRHKPFEHVYRHHRRYRITEGSEEIQKRNVAGHLFDYLG; this comes from the coding sequence ATGCAGGTCCACGGCGGACAGGGGTACACGCGCCACAAGCCGTTCGAACACGTCTACCGTCACCACCGGCGCTACCGTATCACCGAGGGATCGGAGGAGATCCAGAAGCGCAACGTCGCCGGGCACCTGTTCGACTACCTCGGGTAG
- a CDS encoding phosphotransferase, with translation MYRSAELKREPAVEEAIRWFRANAPTVPETTLVHGDFRIGNALIDGDRITGLLDWEFARVGDPLFDLGYASTRYFAGKLVEPIERPELACSLLEREWFYDEYERRTGRTVDRERVRYWQAFSAFVMLTICCWGASQYETGSSDDVRNAWFQYPVPG, from the coding sequence CTGTACCGGAGCGCCGAACTGAAGCGGGAGCCGGCGGTCGAGGAGGCGATCCGCTGGTTCCGCGCGAACGCGCCGACGGTTCCCGAAACGACGCTGGTCCACGGCGACTTCCGGATCGGCAACGCCCTCATCGACGGCGATCGGATCACCGGGCTGCTCGACTGGGAGTTCGCCCGCGTCGGCGATCCCCTGTTCGACCTCGGCTACGCGAGTACGCGGTACTTCGCCGGAAAACTCGTCGAGCCGATCGAGCGGCCCGAACTGGCCTGTTCGCTGCTCGAGCGGGAGTGGTTCTACGACGAGTACGAGCGCCGGACGGGACGGACCGTCGACCGCGAGCGCGTCCGCTACTGGCAGGCGTTCTCGGCGTTCGTCATGCTCACCATCTGCTGCTGGGGTGCCAGTCAGTACGAGACCGGCTCGAGCGACGACGTCCGCAACGCCTGGTTCCAGTACCCCGTCCCGGGCTGA